The following are encoded in a window of Brevibacillus ruminantium genomic DNA:
- a CDS encoding metal ABC transporter ATP-binding protein: protein MERTHQTDTVVKLTSVFFQYEQKTVLEDINFCLDRGDFVGIVGPNGSGKSTLMKLLLGLLPATKGTVELFGQPLTKFRDWSKIGYVAQQVAHGAGGFPATVREVVASGLVGKVGLFRRLNGKHHQQVKDVVERVGLTEKLDERIGNLSGGQLQRVFIARALVAEPELLILDEPTVGVDQESIEQFYELLRSLKEDSGMTMMIVSHDVGVMTQWVNKVACLQRKLHFHGTAHDFTHNHEKILQDMYGDSIKMLAHHH, encoded by the coding sequence ATGGAACGGACACATCAAACGGATACTGTCGTGAAGCTCACCTCGGTATTCTTTCAATATGAACAGAAAACAGTGCTGGAAGACATCAATTTCTGTTTGGACCGAGGCGATTTCGTCGGGATTGTGGGACCGAATGGCTCGGGCAAATCGACGTTGATGAAGCTGCTCTTAGGGCTGCTGCCTGCGACCAAGGGGACGGTCGAGCTGTTCGGACAGCCTTTGACCAAGTTCCGCGACTGGAGTAAAATCGGCTATGTCGCCCAGCAGGTAGCGCATGGTGCGGGTGGATTTCCCGCTACAGTCAGGGAAGTAGTCGCCTCCGGGCTTGTCGGCAAGGTGGGGCTGTTCCGCCGCCTGAACGGTAAGCATCACCAGCAAGTAAAAGATGTGGTGGAGCGCGTCGGACTTACGGAAAAGCTGGATGAGCGGATCGGCAATCTGTCGGGAGGACAGCTTCAACGGGTCTTTATCGCGCGGGCATTGGTAGCGGAGCCGGAGCTGTTGATTCTCGATGAGCCGACGGTTGGTGTCGATCAGGAATCGATCGAACAATTTTACGAGCTGCTGCGCTCGCTAAAAGAGGACAGCGGCATGACGATGATGATTGTCAGCCATGATGTAGGCGTGATGACGCAGTGGGTCAACAAAGTGGCCTGCCTGCAGCGAAAGCTTCACTTCCACGGGACGGCTCATGACTTTACACATAACCACGAAAAAATCCTGCAGGATATGTACGGTGATTCCATCAAAATGCTGGCTCACCATCACTGA